Proteins encoded in a region of the Puniceibacterium sp. IMCC21224 genome:
- a CDS encoding AraC family transcriptional regulator yields the protein MSASRLYKITPYLRQCCSILNLSPARVLERCGLTADFLENEDKGVDATTYFSAWSAYAEESKDPELPLTLGRAASRGPLQPALLAFAASPDIHTGFNRLAIFKPLVAPIRLHLTEDEDAFTVGFESECGQPVPNVMSATEVIFFLDFARTFTAHHIVPKTVQLPHLGHVTPDYQTYVGAPIVQSQIPAITFSMQDARRSLISADTDFYRLIERDLLSKLESVADGIGLAKRVARTLTDLLPSGAVSADQVSARLGISKRTLQRKLKVEGSSFQNILDETRATLAMTYLRDQKLSAEETSYLLAYQDPNSFYRAFHEWTGMTPSQAREMQLS from the coding sequence ATGTCCGCATCACGCCTGTACAAAATCACGCCATATTTGCGTCAGTGTTGCAGTATCCTGAACTTGTCACCGGCGCGGGTGCTGGAACGCTGCGGGTTGACGGCGGATTTTCTGGAGAACGAGGACAAAGGCGTTGATGCCACTACATATTTCTCGGCCTGGTCAGCCTATGCCGAAGAAAGCAAAGATCCCGAATTGCCACTGACACTGGGGCGCGCCGCATCGCGGGGGCCGCTTCAGCCGGCATTGCTGGCGTTTGCGGCCAGTCCCGACATTCACACCGGATTCAACCGGCTTGCCATCTTCAAACCGCTCGTTGCACCGATCCGGCTTCATCTGACAGAAGACGAGGACGCCTTCACTGTCGGATTCGAGTCGGAATGCGGGCAGCCTGTACCGAATGTCATGTCCGCAACCGAAGTCATCTTTTTTCTCGATTTCGCCCGGACCTTTACCGCACATCACATTGTACCGAAAACTGTGCAGCTTCCGCATCTTGGCCATGTCACACCGGACTACCAAACCTATGTCGGCGCGCCAATTGTCCAAAGCCAGATCCCCGCGATCACCTTTTCCATGCAGGACGCGCGCAGGTCTCTGATCTCGGCCGATACGGATTTCTACCGACTGATCGAGCGCGATCTGCTGAGCAAACTTGAATCCGTGGCGGATGGCATCGGCCTTGCCAAACGGGTCGCGCGCACGCTGACCGACCTGTTGCCATCAGGGGCTGTTTCGGCGGATCAAGTCAGTGCCCGGCTTGGGATCAGCAAGCGCACACTGCAACGCAAGCTCAAAGTCGAAGGCAGTTCGTTCCAGAACATACTGGACGAAACCCGCGCGACGCTGGCGATGACCTATCTGCGTGACCAGAAACTAAGCGCCGAAGAGACCAGTTACCTTTTGGCCTATCAGGATCCGAATTCGTTTTACCGCGCCTTTCACGAATGGACAGGCATGACACCATCGCAGGCGCGTGAGATGCAGCTAAGCTGA
- a CDS encoding helix-turn-helix domain-containing protein: MSPRDIIPAFNLFGETGEFPDIVHCERIVDRAGLHDWEISPHRHGRMAQIFVMERGHAQMRLDGETCEIADNQTVYIPPNVVHGFRFAKGSHGWVLSFPVQVVHGMRPVTQELKRSQGRWAKVSYTPMQRNLIEALVQAFAASGPYRAQRLIAMSQAALATVFEDAAHQIKSRQTAGPQMQRLDDLLARHATDGWRAGEYAGALGITSGHLNRLCRAETGQSASRVIENAVMTEACRLLAFTQLPVAEVGFGLKFHDPAHFSRRFRIVQGETPSSYRARFLHRFAGPASS; this comes from the coding sequence ATGAGCCCTCGTGATATCATCCCCGCATTTAATCTGTTTGGCGAAACCGGAGAGTTTCCGGACATCGTTCACTGCGAACGGATCGTAGATCGCGCGGGTTTGCATGATTGGGAGATCTCACCGCATCGCCATGGGCGGATGGCGCAGATCTTTGTGATGGAGCGAGGCCACGCACAGATGCGGTTGGATGGCGAGACGTGCGAAATCGCCGACAATCAAACGGTTTATATTCCGCCCAATGTCGTACATGGCTTCCGTTTTGCCAAAGGCAGCCATGGCTGGGTTCTGTCGTTTCCGGTGCAAGTGGTCCATGGAATGCGACCGGTGACACAGGAACTGAAACGCAGTCAGGGCCGCTGGGCCAAAGTTTCGTACACGCCCATGCAGAGAAATCTGATCGAAGCGTTGGTGCAGGCTTTCGCCGCGTCTGGTCCTTATCGCGCGCAACGCCTGATCGCGATGTCACAGGCGGCTCTGGCCACGGTGTTCGAAGATGCCGCCCATCAGATCAAAAGCCGTCAGACGGCAGGGCCACAGATGCAGCGACTGGACGATCTGCTGGCCCGTCACGCCACGGATGGCTGGAGGGCGGGTGAGTATGCCGGTGCGCTGGGCATCACCTCTGGGCATCTGAACCGGTTATGTCGGGCTGAAACCGGACAATCGGCATCCCGCGTTATCGAAAATGCGGTGATGACCGAGGCCTGCCGCCTGCTGGCATTTACCCAATTGCCGGTGGCTGAGGTCGGCTTTGGTTTGAAATTTCACGACCCGGCACATTTCTCGCGCCGGTTCCGTATCGTTCAGGGCGAAACGCCATCATCTTATCGGGCGCGGTTTTTGCATCGGTTTGCCGGACCCGCATCATCGTAA
- a CDS encoding dynamin family protein, with protein MQIATLQRKEIDFLRETLGDLEGVAGRAAREPFTVLSERLDNWAARVAVIGQVKAGKSTFLNAFLGQHNFLPSDVNPWTSVVTNIRINLTNDPKTGASFEFFDENSWDEIINGGSEVRKLTEQLLPGFDADLLRKQTEEMKERAQKRLGKYYHTLLGTSHDYDFLTPDLLQRYVCAGPSSEQEGERDALGRYAAITKVANLYFRRPEFAVPTIITDTPGVNDPFLVRDEFTCRSLDKSDVFIVVLSAHQALTEVDIALMRILAQQETKDVVIFINRIDELDDYDLDIQRVTKDVASRLKEAIPNVEFTIHAGSAYLADLALRDDEEAAEIRNELDDDRLANYVRSITGSLPTDQRERFFAAAGLEDVRRTMSNLIDHGVGSQQIGQIVEDVRSEIGGLLFVSKRERDSIQMQVEKLNIDRWEDSLKVIEAELGTLSGIQVGIDENYESSNAQIDKIVSKSWASLEASLNESIGVFIDEQRDRIKERVFRNSVASAASNTLNIDLLPLREHLEADIKKNFDKARAGIDVVLSNFMSVSLNAVSDKFEIDTDGITLQNLPNDTFVSTLTLSKKKLDLVLIANKSWAFWRRKNIDVEKSLDALRIIAAAELRPAIQKILAAFSEACVERAVAGQTRLQVIPRMVDSTVEDCKQRLRTDRAQVQRLAADPDALNRLAHRLQSQLEILDRRIQHVSVCDSHLAKNTLAQAA; from the coding sequence ATGCAAATCGCCACGCTTCAAAGAAAAGAGATCGACTTTCTGCGCGAGACTCTTGGAGATCTCGAAGGTGTCGCGGGCCGCGCGGCACGGGAACCGTTTACCGTCCTCAGCGAACGGCTGGACAACTGGGCCGCGCGTGTCGCTGTGATCGGTCAGGTCAAGGCGGGGAAATCCACCTTTCTGAACGCCTTTCTTGGTCAGCATAATTTCCTGCCGTCTGATGTGAACCCCTGGACTTCGGTGGTCACCAACATTCGCATCAACCTGACCAACGATCCCAAAACCGGCGCGAGTTTTGAGTTTTTTGACGAAAACTCGTGGGATGAGATCATCAATGGCGGCAGCGAAGTGCGCAAGCTGACAGAGCAGCTGTTGCCCGGCTTTGACGCAGATCTGCTGCGCAAGCAAACCGAAGAAATGAAGGAACGCGCGCAAAAACGGTTGGGTAAATATTACCACACCCTGCTCGGCACGTCGCATGACTACGACTTTCTGACACCGGATCTGCTGCAACGCTATGTGTGTGCCGGCCCCAGCTCTGAACAGGAGGGCGAGCGCGACGCGCTGGGTCGCTATGCGGCGATCACCAAGGTGGCCAACCTGTATTTCCGCCGTCCTGAATTTGCCGTGCCGACGATCATCACCGACACCCCCGGCGTGAATGATCCGTTCCTTGTGCGCGACGAATTTACTTGCCGCAGCCTTGATAAATCCGACGTATTCATCGTTGTTCTATCCGCGCATCAGGCCCTGACCGAGGTGGATATCGCGCTGATGCGCATTCTGGCCCAGCAGGAAACCAAGGATGTCGTCATTTTCATCAACCGGATTGATGAGCTGGACGACTATGATCTGGACATCCAGCGCGTCACAAAAGACGTTGCCAGCCGGCTGAAAGAGGCGATCCCGAACGTCGAATTCACCATCCATGCCGGCAGCGCCTATCTTGCCGATCTGGCTCTGCGCGATGACGAAGAGGCTGCTGAAATTCGCAACGAACTGGATGACGATCGGCTGGCAAACTATGTCAGAAGCATCACCGGCAGTCTTCCCACCGACCAGCGCGAGCGGTTCTTTGCGGCCGCCGGTCTGGAAGACGTCCGCCGCACGATGTCCAACCTGATCGACCATGGCGTCGGCAGCCAGCAAATTGGTCAGATCGTCGAAGACGTTCGCTCGGAAATTGGTGGTTTACTGTTCGTCTCAAAGCGCGAGCGCGACTCGATCCAGATGCAAGTCGAGAAACTGAATATCGACCGCTGGGAGGATTCCCTGAAAGTCATCGAAGCCGAACTTGGTACGCTCAGCGGTATCCAGGTTGGGATCGACGAAAACTATGAATCGTCTAACGCCCAGATCGACAAGATTGTGTCCAAATCCTGGGCTTCACTCGAAGCATCTCTGAATGAATCGATCGGCGTGTTCATCGACGAACAACGCGACCGGATCAAAGAGCGGGTGTTCCGCAACTCTGTGGCCTCGGCTGCCAGCAACACGCTCAACATCGACCTGCTGCCCCTGCGTGAGCACCTCGAAGCGGACATCAAAAAGAACTTTGACAAGGCGCGGGCCGGGATCGACGTCGTGCTGTCCAATTTCATGAGCGTCTCGCTGAATGCGGTCAGTGACAAGTTCGAAATCGACACAGATGGCATCACTTTGCAGAACCTGCCCAATGATACATTTGTCTCGACCCTGACCCTGTCCAAGAAAAAGCTGGATCTGGTTCTGATCGCCAACAAATCCTGGGCATTCTGGCGGCGCAAGAACATCGATGTTGAAAAATCGCTCGATGCGCTGCGCATCATCGCTGCGGCGGAACTGCGTCCGGCGATTCAGAAAATCCTCGCGGCGTTCAGTGAGGCATGTGTCGAACGGGCCGTCGCGGGTCAAACCCGGCTTCAGGTCATCCCCCGTATGGTCGACAGCACCGTCGAGGATTGCAAGCAGCGTCTCAGAACCGATCGCGCACAGGTGCAACGCCTCGCTGCCGACCCTGATGCCCTGAACCGCCTGGCGCACCGTCTGCAAAGCCAGCTTGAGATTCTGGATCGTCGCATTCAGCACGTTTCGGTTTGCGACAGTCATCTGGCCAAAAACACCCTCGCTCAGGCGGCATGA
- a CDS encoding DUF475 domain-containing protein — MLSYFRWAFVLTVIGLALGAALGWHMTGTISGMLTIFFVCTVLAVLEISLSFDNAIVNANKLKDMQPIWRQRFLTWGILIAVFGMRILFPLLIVVISARIGPWEALTLAAAEPARYAEIMHDAHLPIAAFGGTFLLMVSLAFFCDVDKDVHWVGWLEHRLARYAGVRGAEVVLVLLLILGFSRLLEGEDAQVFFRSAIWGLATFLSVDVLGSFLDSGSSVKSAAQGGLGAFLYLEVLDASFSFDGVIGAFALSQNLFVIAIGLGIGAMYVRSMTIMLVEKETLTEYRYLEHGAFYAILILSLIMYAQALIHVPEVITGLAGAALIGLALWSSIRWNRKSAKADPVI, encoded by the coding sequence ATGCTATCTTATTTTCGCTGGGCTTTTGTACTGACAGTCATCGGGCTAGCCCTTGGCGCGGCCCTTGGCTGGCATATGACAGGGACGATCAGCGGGATGCTGACAATCTTTTTCGTATGTACCGTGCTGGCCGTTCTGGAAATTTCTCTCTCGTTCGACAATGCCATCGTCAATGCCAACAAACTCAAGGACATGCAGCCAATTTGGCGGCAGCGGTTTCTGACCTGGGGCATTCTGATCGCCGTGTTCGGCATGCGGATCCTGTTTCCGCTGCTGATCGTGGTCATCTCGGCCCGTATCGGCCCGTGGGAGGCACTGACCCTCGCCGCAGCCGAACCCGCACGCTATGCAGAAATCATGCATGACGCCCATCTGCCGATTGCAGCTTTTGGCGGAACCTTTCTGCTGATGGTCAGCCTCGCGTTCTTTTGTGACGTCGACAAGGATGTGCACTGGGTCGGCTGGCTCGAACATCGGCTGGCGCGCTATGCCGGGGTGCGCGGGGCCGAAGTGGTGCTGGTCCTGTTGCTGATCCTCGGCTTCTCGCGGTTGCTTGAGGGCGAAGACGCGCAGGTGTTCTTTCGCTCGGCGATCTGGGGGCTGGCGACATTCCTCTCGGTTGACGTTCTGGGCAGTTTTCTGGACAGCGGCAGCAGCGTCAAGTCTGCGGCACAGGGCGGGCTTGGCGCGTTCCTCTACCTCGAAGTCCTCGACGCGTCGTTTTCCTTTGACGGCGTGATCGGCGCCTTTGCCCTGAGCCAGAACCTGTTTGTGATTGCCATCGGGCTGGGGATCGGCGCGATGTATGTCCGGTCGATGACCATCATGCTGGTGGAAAAGGAGACGCTGACAGAATACCGCTATCTCGAACATGGCGCGTTTTATGCAATCCTGATCCTGTCGCTGATCATGTACGCGCAGGCGCTGATCCACGTTCCCGAAGTGATCACTGGGCTGGCCGGGGCGGCGCTGATCGGTCTGGCACTGTGGTCGTCGATCCGCTGGAACCGCAAAAGCGCCAAGGCTGATCCGGTGATCTGA
- a CDS encoding (2Fe-2S)-binding protein has protein sequence MTRELRLNGQTVTVDAEDGTPLLWVIRDELKMTGTKFGCGVAACGACTVHVDGAPTRSCQTYIEDVEGAEITTIEAMSADRIGAAVQQAWTELDVVQCGYCQSGQIMSAVGLLSENGKPSAAEIDDYMWGNACRCATYQRIRAGVQRAAEILEG, from the coding sequence GTGACGCGCGAACTCAGACTCAATGGCCAGACCGTCACGGTCGATGCCGAGGACGGAACGCCCCTGCTGTGGGTGATCCGCGATGAACTCAAGATGACTGGAACCAAGTTCGGCTGCGGCGTCGCTGCCTGTGGGGCCTGCACTGTGCATGTGGATGGTGCGCCGACGCGGTCGTGCCAGACCTATATCGAAGATGTCGAAGGGGCTGAGATCACAACGATCGAAGCGATGAGCGCCGACCGCATTGGCGCCGCAGTCCAGCAGGCCTGGACCGAACTGGACGTGGTTCAGTGCGGCTACTGCCAGTCGGGCCAGATCATGTCGGCGGTCGGGCTGTTGTCCGAAAACGGCAAGCCGTCAGCGGCTGAGATTGACGATTACATGTGGGGCAACGCCTGCCGCTGCGCCACCTATCAACGTATCCGTGCCGGCGTTCAGCGCGCGGCCGAAATTCTGGAGGGTTGA
- the pcaC gene encoding 4-carboxymuconolactone decarboxylase produces the protein MSSRLDAGMKVRREVLGDVHVDRAEAAKTSFDQPFQQMITEGAWGTLWADDTISRRDRSLLTLALLAATGNFGEIPMHIRASRNTGATPEEILQAFMHVAVYAGVPKANHAIKLAKATFAELGVEI, from the coding sequence ATGTCAAGCCGGTTAGATGCGGGAATGAAGGTCCGACGCGAGGTGTTGGGCGATGTACATGTCGACCGGGCCGAGGCGGCAAAGACATCTTTTGACCAACCGTTCCAACAGATGATTACCGAAGGCGCCTGGGGTACACTCTGGGCGGATGACACGATTTCACGGCGCGACCGGTCGCTGCTAACGCTGGCGTTGCTGGCCGCGACCGGCAATTTCGGGGAAATTCCGATGCATATCCGCGCAAGCCGCAACACTGGTGCTACCCCGGAAGAGATCTTGCAAGCCTTTATGCACGTGGCAGTCTATGCTGGTGTGCCAAAGGCAAACCATGCGATCAAGCTGGCAAAGGCGACATTTGCCGAATTGGGGGTTGAGATATGA
- the pcaH gene encoding protocatechuate 3,4-dioxygenase subunit beta, with the protein MTKAPTLGGFVPRDRNWQPPALTPTYKTSVKRSPGAALLSFPTTLSEETGPVFGHGMLGKLDNDLIHNFAQSGESAIGPRIIVYGRVLDEMGRPVPGALLEFWQANAGGRYRHKKESYLAPLDPNFGGCGRTITAEDGSYEFRTIQPGPYPWPNGMNDWRPAHIHFSVFGHGFAQRLITQMYFEGDPHIQLCPIVGAITSPEAVASLIAALDMHRTVPMDSRAYKFDIVLRGRRQTTFENRAEGL; encoded by the coding sequence ATGACCAAAGCGCCGACGCTGGGCGGGTTTGTGCCGCGTGATCGCAACTGGCAACCACCTGCACTGACACCGACCTACAAAACCAGCGTCAAACGCAGCCCGGGTGCGGCATTGTTGTCGTTTCCGACAACTCTGTCAGAAGAGACGGGGCCGGTGTTCGGTCACGGGATGCTGGGCAAGCTGGACAACGATCTGATCCACAATTTCGCTCAGTCGGGAGAGAGCGCGATTGGTCCGCGGATCATCGTCTATGGCCGGGTGCTGGATGAAATGGGCCGTCCCGTGCCGGGCGCGCTGCTGGAATTCTGGCAGGCCAATGCCGGTGGACGGTATCGCCACAAAAAAGAAAGCTACCTCGCGCCGCTGGATCCGAATTTCGGCGGTTGCGGGCGGACCATCACGGCTGAGGATGGTAGCTATGAATTCCGCACGATTCAGCCCGGCCCCTATCCCTGGCCCAACGGCATGAATGACTGGCGCCCCGCCCACATCCATTTCAGCGTGTTCGGGCACGGTTTTGCGCAGCGTCTGATCACGCAGATGTATTTTGAGGGCGATCCGCATATCCAGTTGTGTCCGATCGTCGGTGCGATCACCTCACCCGAGGCGGTCGCGTCGCTGATTGCTGCGCTGGACATGCACCGCACGGTGCCGATGGACAGCCGCGCTTACAAGTTCGACATCGTGCTGCGTGGACGGCGGCAGACGACCTTTGAAAACCGGGCAGAGGGGCTCTGA
- the pcaG gene encoding protocatechuate 3,4-dioxygenase subunit alpha, which translates to MVQKLDYLKESPSQTAGPYVHIGCTPNFSGIDIYGGDLGTAMKTGPVKGQEITIRGTVFDGTGTALRDAMIEIWQADADGLHNAVSETRGQADPNFTGWGRSPGDMATGEFVFETVKPGQVPCPDGRMQAPHVTFWIVARGINIGLHTRMYFADEMAANAQDPILTRIEHQNRVPTLLAQPEGNGVYRFDIRLQGEGETIFFDI; encoded by the coding sequence ATGGTGCAGAAACTGGACTACCTCAAGGAATCGCCGTCACAGACTGCGGGCCCCTATGTACATATCGGCTGTACGCCGAATTTTTCGGGTATCGACATCTACGGCGGCGACCTAGGCACGGCGATGAAGACAGGCCCGGTCAAGGGACAAGAGATCACCATTCGGGGCACGGTGTTTGACGGCACCGGAACCGCGCTTCGCGACGCGATGATCGAAATTTGGCAGGCCGATGCGGATGGGTTGCACAACGCGGTGTCGGAAACACGCGGACAGGCGGACCCGAACTTTACCGGATGGGGCCGTTCGCCTGGCGATATGGCCACTGGTGAATTTGTCTTTGAAACCGTCAAACCCGGTCAGGTGCCATGCCCCGACGGGCGGATGCAGGCACCACATGTGACGTTTTGGATCGTCGCGCGGGGGATCAATATCGGGCTGCACACCCGGATGTATTTTGCAGATGAAATGGCCGCCAATGCGCAGGATCCGATCCTGACCCGGATCGAGCATCAGAACCGTGTGCCGACCCTGCTCGCTCAGCCCGAGGGCAATGGCGTCTACCGGTTCGACATCCGCCTTCAGGGTGAGGGCGAGACGATTTTTTTCGATATTTGA
- a CDS encoding molybdopterin cofactor-binding domain-containing protein, whose product MTVNTSRRGFLKGAAAATAVLLIGARPNGALAAGSDATNLNPFVRISADGRVTAIVKHFEMGQGPTTGLTTLIAEELGVTMDQIDYDFAPSNPAVYNNLLFGQFQGTGGSTAMANSYDQYRNAGAAAREMLIAAAAAEWGTDASGLDIVDGQITGNGHAAPLAEFVAAALTQGVPAEPRLRTPDEWRLIGKESAVKRKDTPVKINGSGIFAMDLHLDNQMVVVIAHAPRMGAKVASFDASGAEGMTGFVMAKTLPDNSGVAVYAEGTWQALQAREAITVEWDNSEAEMRSSDVIRDELIAAVQGDSTYQTKGVQTDTTALVDGAATIIDRTFYFPLLAHAPMEPLTCTIEATADGGAILHDGAQFPTFGHMTLSHVLDLPMEKVQVKTVLAGGSFGRRANPTSDYNLECAMAFALTDRSRPVKLVWSREDDIRGGYYRPAFAHRVRVGLDADGQIVGWDHRIAGQSIMKGTVMEPMTVKDGVDGTSVEGVADTPYAVPGMSVGLTDHARATSVLWFRSVGHTHTAYVMESMMDMVAEETGADPLELRLSMLPGDTPAQTRMAGVLREVAKLADWQAGAPEGRARGLAVHHSFGSFVAEIAEVSGGGADAIKIEKVFCAVDCGVAVNPDVIRAQMEGGIGYGIGHVMRNQITLTDGEVDQFNFPDYEPLRISDIGAIEVAVVSSTDAPTGVGEPGVPPAGPALANAIARAGSERVTELPMMGQVDFA is encoded by the coding sequence ATGACTGTGAACACATCCCGCCGCGGCTTTCTCAAAGGGGCTGCCGCTGCCACAGCTGTTCTGCTGATCGGCGCCCGGCCCAACGGTGCGCTTGCCGCCGGTTCTGACGCCACCAATCTTAACCCGTTTGTGCGCATTAGCGCCGATGGTCGTGTGACCGCCATCGTTAAGCATTTTGAGATGGGGCAGGGGCCGACCACGGGCCTGACCACGCTGATCGCCGAAGAGCTGGGCGTGACGATGGACCAGATCGACTATGATTTTGCCCCGTCGAATCCAGCGGTCTATAACAACCTGCTGTTTGGCCAGTTTCAGGGCACCGGCGGATCGACCGCCATGGCCAACAGCTATGACCAGTACCGCAACGCGGGCGCTGCTGCGCGCGAGATGCTGATTGCGGCGGCGGCGGCGGAATGGGGTACGGATGCCTCGGGCCTTGATATTGTCGACGGGCAGATCACCGGCAATGGCCATGCCGCGCCGTTGGCAGAATTTGTCGCGGCCGCCCTGACCCAGGGTGTGCCCGCCGAACCGCGCTTGCGCACGCCGGATGAATGGCGCCTGATCGGCAAGGAATCCGCCGTCAAGCGCAAGGATACCCCGGTCAAGATCAATGGGTCCGGCATTTTTGCCATGGACCTACATCTGGACAATCAGATGGTCGTCGTGATCGCCCACGCCCCCCGAATGGGTGCCAAGGTTGCATCGTTCGACGCCAGCGGCGCCGAAGGGATGACGGGCTTTGTCATGGCAAAGACCCTGCCGGACAACTCTGGCGTCGCGGTCTATGCCGAAGGCACTTGGCAGGCATTGCAGGCCCGCGAAGCGATCACTGTCGAGTGGGACAATTCCGAGGCTGAGATGCGGTCGTCTGACGTTATCCGCGACGAACTTATCGCCGCCGTTCAGGGTGACAGCACCTATCAGACCAAAGGCGTTCAAACGGACACGACGGCGTTGGTTGACGGCGCTGCCACAATCATCGACCGGACTTTCTACTTTCCGCTGCTGGCTCACGCCCCGATGGAGCCGCTGACCTGCACAATCGAAGCCACCGCTGACGGTGGCGCGATCCTGCATGACGGCGCGCAGTTCCCGACATTTGGCCATATGACGCTGAGCCACGTTCTGGACCTTCCAATGGAGAAAGTTCAGGTCAAAACCGTACTGGCCGGGGGATCTTTTGGTCGCCGCGCCAATCCGACGTCTGACTACAACCTCGAATGTGCCATGGCCTTTGCTCTGACGGATCGCAGCCGCCCGGTGAAACTGGTCTGGTCGCGCGAGGATGACATTCGTGGCGGATACTACCGCCCGGCCTTTGCCCATCGTGTGCGGGTGGGGCTGGACGCCGACGGGCAGATTGTTGGCTGGGATCACCGCATCGCGGGCCAGTCGATCATGAAGGGCACCGTCATGGAGCCTATGACCGTGAAAGACGGCGTCGATGGTACGTCGGTCGAAGGGGTGGCGGACACGCCCTATGCCGTGCCGGGGATGTCGGTTGGCCTGACCGACCACGCCAGGGCAACCAGCGTTTTGTGGTTCCGCTCGGTCGGGCATACCCACACAGCTTATGTGATGGAAAGCATGATGGATATGGTGGCCGAGGAAACCGGCGCCGACCCATTGGAGTTGCGCCTGTCGATGCTGCCGGGCGACACGCCGGCGCAGACCCGCATGGCTGGTGTGCTGCGCGAGGTGGCCAAACTGGCAGACTGGCAGGCCGGTGCGCCCGAGGGGCGCGCGCGTGGGCTGGCGGTACACCACTCATTCGGGTCATTCGTGGCCGAGATTGCCGAAGTTTCCGGCGGCGGCGCGGATGCAATCAAGATCGAAAAGGTCTTTTGCGCTGTCGATTGCGGTGTGGCGGTAAACCCTGATGTGATCCGCGCCCAGATGGAGGGCGGAATCGGTTACGGCATCGGCCATGTCATGCGCAACCAGATCACGCTCACGGATGGTGAGGTGGATCAGTTCAACTTTCCTGACTACGAACCGTTGCGGATTTCGGATATCGGAGCGATCGAGGTCGCGGTGGTCAGCTCGACCGACGCGCCAACAGGTGTCGGCGAACCGGGGGTCCCACCGGCTGGACCGGCGCTGGCGAACGCGATTGCCCGCGCAGGCAGCGAGCGTGTGACCGAACTGCCGATGATGGGTCAGGTCGACTTTGCCTGA
- the pcaQ gene encoding pca operon transcription factor PcaQ, protein MRHLSAFVETVHSGSLKAAAGRTFLTQPAISKTLKDLEQILAVSLLRRDRGGIELTREGAVFQQFAEQSLAALNHGLASLDALGAGAAIPLRIGALPSVAADLLPDVILGFAELSPATPVTVEDGRIGALVDRLRSGDLDLVIGRMGPPETMNGLSFTQLYTEQVVFAVAADHPLQGSTDIAALSDWRVLYPPKGAAIRPLVDRFLVARGITDWPKRIETVSEAFGRALTLGPAQAVWTISQGVVARDVAAGRMRTLPIDTAEMAGPVGILARSEEDPTPPVRLFRQALLEAQRETRHPHAPLR, encoded by the coding sequence ATGCGACACCTGTCGGCCTTTGTTGAGACTGTGCATTCCGGCAGTCTCAAGGCGGCAGCCGGGCGTACCTTTCTGACCCAACCCGCGATTTCCAAGACGCTCAAGGATCTTGAACAGATTCTGGCGGTGTCTTTGCTGCGACGCGACCGGGGCGGGATCGAGTTGACCCGCGAAGGCGCGGTGTTTCAGCAATTCGCGGAACAAAGCCTGGCCGCGCTGAACCACGGCTTGGCCAGCCTGGACGCACTGGGTGCCGGTGCCGCGATCCCACTGCGCATCGGCGCCCTGCCCAGCGTGGCAGCGGATCTGCTACCGGACGTGATCCTGGGCTTTGCCGAATTGTCACCCGCGACCCCCGTCACGGTCGAGGATGGTCGCATCGGCGCGCTGGTGGACCGGTTGCGGTCGGGTGATCTGGATCTTGTCATCGGGCGAATGGGGCCGCCGGAAACGATGAACGGTCTGTCTTTTACTCAGCTATACACCGAACAGGTCGTGTTTGCGGTCGCGGCGGATCACCCGTTGCAGGGCAGTACCGACATCGCAGCGCTGTCAGATTGGCGCGTGCTCTATCCGCCCAAAGGCGCCGCGATCCGCCCGCTGGTCGACCGCTTTTTGGTGGCCCGCGGGATTACCGACTGGCCGAAACGAATCGAAACAGTATCCGAAGCCTTTGGCCGCGCCCTGACATTGGGGCCAGCGCAGGCGGTCTGGACCATCAGCCAGGGCGTCGTAGCACGCGATGTGGCCGCCGGACGAATGCGCACCCTGCCAATCGACACCGCCGAAATGGCAGGCCCCGTCGGCATCCTCGCCCGGTCAGAAGAGGACCCGACACCGCCAGTGCGGCTGTTTCGTCAGGCTCTTCTTGAGGCGCAGAGAGAAACACGCCACCCGCACGCACCTTTACGATGA